The Methylomonas koyamae genome has a segment encoding these proteins:
- the bluB gene encoding 5,6-dimethylbenzimidazole synthase: protein MKPSPYRFAEPELNGVYRAIAERRDMRHFLNLPVDPQILARLLQAAHQAGSVGLMQPWRFLRISDRELRRQIHDLVEAERRATAEALAERHDEFMKLKVEGILDCGELLVVALPDRRERHIFGRRTLPEMDLASAACAIQNLWLAARAEGLGLGWVSLFEPDALATLLNMPAGSRPIAILCLGHVAEFYPKPMLELENWAAPQPLSAFVYENTWPDET, encoded by the coding sequence ATGAAGCCGTCGCCTTACCGCTTTGCCGAGCCGGAACTGAACGGCGTTTACCGCGCGATTGCCGAACGCCGCGACATGCGCCATTTCCTGAACCTTCCGGTCGATCCGCAAATCTTGGCGCGCTTGTTACAGGCCGCGCATCAGGCCGGCAGCGTCGGCCTGATGCAACCATGGCGGTTTTTACGCATCAGCGACCGCGAACTGCGCCGGCAGATCCATGATCTGGTCGAAGCCGAACGCCGCGCTACCGCCGAAGCGTTAGCGGAACGTCACGACGAATTCATGAAACTGAAAGTGGAAGGCATCCTCGACTGCGGCGAATTATTGGTGGTTGCGTTGCCGGACCGGCGCGAACGCCATATTTTCGGCCGGCGCACGCTGCCGGAAATGGATTTGGCCTCGGCCGCCTGCGCGATCCAGAACCTGTGGCTGGCGGCCCGCGCCGAAGGCCTGGGCCTGGGCTGGGTATCGCTGTTCGAGCCCGACGCGCTGGCAACATTATTGAACATGCCGGCCGGCAGCCGGCCGATTGCGATTCTGTGCCTGGGCCACGTCGCCGAGTTTTACCCGAAACCGATGCTGGAATTGGAAAATTGGGCCGCACCGCAGCCGCTGTCGGCGTTCGTCTACGAAAACACCTGGCCCGATGAAACCTAG
- the lspA gene encoding signal peptidase II — MLKWLWVSALVLVLDQASKLAIDATMQLYESIPLLPYFNLTYARNTGAAFSFLAQAGGWQRWLFAGLAVVMSGIIGVWLYRLKSHETLMAWALSLVLGGAVGNLIDRVAYGYVIDFLDVYYQDWHWPAFNIADSAICIGVGLMLLESFGVGRSNTESPE, encoded by the coding sequence ATGCTTAAGTGGTTGTGGGTCTCCGCGCTGGTGTTGGTATTGGACCAGGCCAGCAAATTGGCGATCGACGCGACGATGCAACTCTACGAGTCGATTCCGCTGCTGCCGTATTTCAACCTGACTTACGCCCGTAATACCGGCGCGGCGTTCAGCTTCCTGGCTCAGGCGGGCGGTTGGCAGCGCTGGCTGTTCGCCGGTTTGGCGGTGGTGATGAGCGGCATCATCGGCGTCTGGCTGTATCGGCTGAAATCGCACGAAACGCTGATGGCCTGGGCCTTGTCGCTGGTGCTGGGCGGCGCGGTCGGCAACCTGATCGACCGGGTGGCCTACGGTTACGTGATCGATTTTCTCGATGTCTACTATCAAGACTGGCATTGGCCGGCGTTCAACATCGCCGACTCGGCGATTTGTATCGGCGTGGGCCTGATGTTGCTGGAAAGCTTCGGCGTCGGCCGCAGCAATACCGAATCGCCGGAATAA
- a CDS encoding adenosylcobinamide-GDP ribazoletransferase, whose amino-acid sequence MQAFWLALQFLTRIPVPDTGPAAPRRLGQSALYYPAVGLLVGLLLALLAAALAGGPHLVGAALVLAAWVLVTGGLHLDGLADCADAWVGGYGDRERSLRIMKDPSSGPIAVCVLLLLLLLKFAAIEAMLAEQRYAPLLLAPVLGRAAILLLMCSTAYVNPHGLAAKLLEQFPADAARWPIAASAVLGWAVLGWPPLLAAGLVLVWLRRSAIARVGGCTGDVYGAAVELVETAVITAAAFQ is encoded by the coding sequence GTGCAGGCATTTTGGCTGGCGTTACAGTTTTTGACCCGCATTCCGGTCCCGGATACCGGGCCGGCCGCGCCGCGCCGGTTGGGCCAATCCGCGCTGTATTATCCGGCGGTCGGCCTGCTGGTCGGCTTACTACTGGCGCTGCTGGCGGCGGCGCTGGCCGGCGGCCCGCACCTGGTCGGCGCCGCGCTGGTGCTGGCCGCTTGGGTGTTAGTGACCGGCGGCTTACATCTGGACGGATTGGCCGATTGCGCCGACGCCTGGGTCGGCGGTTACGGCGACCGCGAGCGCAGCTTGCGGATCATGAAAGACCCCAGCTCCGGCCCGATTGCGGTTTGCGTCTTGCTATTGCTGTTGCTGCTGAAGTTCGCGGCGATCGAGGCGATGCTGGCCGAACAACGCTATGCGCCGTTGCTGTTGGCGCCGGTATTGGGCCGGGCGGCGATCTTGCTATTGATGTGTAGCACTGCTTACGTCAACCCGCACGGTCTGGCCGCCAAACTGCTGGAGCAGTTTCCGGCGGACGCGGCGCGCTGGCCTATCGCGGCGAGCGCGGTATTGGGCTGGGCAGTATTGGGTTGGCCGCCGTTATTGGCCGCCGGCCTAGTGCTGGTTTGGCTGCGCCGCAGCGCCATCGCTCGCGTGGGCGGCTGCACCGGCGACGTTTACGGCGCCGCGGTGGAATTGGTGGAAACCGCAGTCATCACCGCCGCCGCATTCCAATGA
- a CDS encoding EAL domain-containing protein gives MKTSFIRLATVCAVSFSAVAFAAGPTPEPVALQLKWFHQFQFAGYYAALEQGYYAAEGLQVEIRERDPKQDFVDQVVSGQAEYGVGDSGLIAHYAAGKPVVALAAIFQHDALALFSKQSSGILSPYEMAGKRIMFDLAGDNNAQVRALLAEANLDESRFQKVAQSFSNDDLIRNKVDVMAGYVTDQPFLLRQKGVKFNLISPQSYGIDFYGDILFTTIAEQDHHPGRSEAFRRASLKGWQYALEHPDEVIELIRSKYRSTLSREQLRFEAEETRKRIQADTIPLGQIEVGRLRRVAEIYANLKLIRPLKARELDGFIQSGGRLNGIAITEAERQWLQAHPTIRLGVDPNFMPYEKLDAEGRYIGAIPEFLKLLEARLGIKFVPVPNKSWQEVLDMAKRGELDMIGAAVKTPDREQYLNFTEPYVSMPAVIIGNKSSTYISSLQMLSGRRVAVEQGYFVQELLSRDYPELQLTVTASVQDCLRLLAEGKVDAYIGDAASASYAIKQLDLANLRIVGQTGYISESRLAVAKAHPELLSLLEKALAAIDPAQRETITNRWLSMQADAGLDVKALARPALALLLVLLFCVYWVYRLRREIRARKSSEADLARLYTNMSLGFALHQVIRDPGGKIVDYRYLDINPAFEKMTGLGRENWIGKTVKQVLPHTEAAWIGSFDDLDTSGEPKRFENHVAQIDRWYAIDSYKAGHDRFVVLMQDITERKRTELALKQSEERFRISQIYGGIGTWESDLQTNRQFWSEIVTAELGFPAKDIHTWADFLAVVYPEDRPLLLEATRRHIETGAKYEVEYRIQTTGGERRWMRSVGQAERDASGKPVRMRGIVHDISERKKAEEKLRLSARVFSDAHEGIMITGVDALIIDVNTAFSEITGYSRDEAVGQNPRFLKSGRQSNEFYTQMWQTLGQSGHWRGEIWNRRKNGELYAELLTISALRDESGAVINYIGLFSDITETKKQQQELEVLAHFDPLTQLPNRALFADRFAQAIAHSKRAESLLALCYLDLDGFKQVNDHFGHETGDQLLVEVAKRIKMNLREGDTVCRLGGDEFALLFENIQSIQQCEDTLSRIHQALAEPFELAERHVRIAASSGVTIYPLDREDPDILLRHADQAMYQAKLDGRNRFKLYEHLAQPSNVSSQRPSRLEQALAEVGQALAQNQLRLYYQPKVNLKSGEIVGMEALIRWRHPERGLLPPAEFLPIIENTPLEIDVSNWVLRQAFLQLQSWREQGLNQQISVNISPRHLQWPDFIKTLETLLAEFPQISSRQLELEVLESSVLEDLISVGEVLKQCYHELGVPCALDDFGTGYSSLAHLRHLTINTVKIDQSFVRDMIDDPDDMAIVESVIALAKAFKREAVAEGVEDLEHGVFLIDLGCCIAQGYGIARPMPADAVLGWVANYRHPPAWNRSAKTERNAWHGQLELLKLQQQYWLRRLEQCLHGDNIETQPRWPVATAKKSHLGRWLERQKSERSVDRQILERLESAQEQQHRLAQLMWRSRQEGRAAEAGEQFKKLLEVNLEIVQLLEHCELLF, from the coding sequence ATGAAAACAAGCTTTATTCGGCTGGCAACGGTTTGCGCCGTGTCGTTCAGTGCCGTCGCCTTCGCGGCCGGGCCAACGCCGGAACCGGTAGCGTTGCAATTGAAATGGTTCCATCAATTTCAATTCGCCGGGTACTACGCCGCGCTCGAACAAGGTTACTACGCCGCCGAAGGTTTGCAGGTCGAGATCCGCGAACGCGACCCCAAGCAAGATTTCGTTGACCAGGTCGTTTCCGGCCAAGCCGAATACGGGGTCGGCGACTCCGGCCTGATTGCGCATTATGCCGCCGGCAAGCCTGTCGTGGCGTTGGCCGCCATCTTCCAACACGACGCGCTGGCGTTGTTCAGCAAGCAATCCTCCGGCATTCTCAGCCCCTACGAGATGGCGGGCAAGCGCATCATGTTCGATCTGGCCGGCGACAATAACGCCCAAGTCCGCGCCCTGTTAGCCGAAGCCAATCTCGACGAAAGCCGTTTTCAAAAAGTGGCGCAAAGCTTCTCCAACGACGACTTGATCCGCAATAAAGTCGACGTGATGGCCGGTTACGTGACCGACCAACCCTTCCTGTTGCGGCAGAAAGGCGTCAAATTCAACCTGATTTCGCCGCAAAGTTACGGCATCGATTTCTACGGCGACATCCTGTTTACCACCATCGCCGAGCAGGACCACCATCCGGGACGCAGCGAGGCGTTTCGCCGCGCCAGCCTGAAAGGCTGGCAATATGCGCTGGAACATCCCGATGAAGTCATCGAACTGATCCGCAGCAAATACCGCAGCACGCTCAGCCGGGAACAATTGCGCTTCGAAGCGGAAGAAACCCGCAAGCGGATTCAAGCCGATACGATTCCGCTCGGCCAAATCGAGGTGGGCCGGCTGCGGCGAGTCGCCGAAATTTACGCTAATCTGAAATTGATCCGGCCGTTGAAAGCCAGAGAATTAGACGGTTTCATCCAGAGCGGCGGCCGCTTGAACGGTATCGCCATCACCGAAGCGGAACGGCAATGGTTGCAGGCCCATCCGACGATTCGGCTCGGCGTGGACCCCAACTTCATGCCCTACGAAAAACTGGATGCCGAAGGCCGTTACATCGGTGCGATTCCCGAATTTCTGAAGCTGCTGGAAGCGCGCCTGGGCATCAAGTTCGTGCCGGTGCCAAACAAATCCTGGCAGGAAGTGCTGGATATGGCCAAGCGCGGCGAGCTGGACATGATCGGCGCCGCGGTAAAAACGCCGGACCGCGAACAATACTTGAATTTCACCGAGCCCTACGTCTCGATGCCGGCGGTCATTATCGGCAATAAATCCAGTACCTACATCAGCTCACTGCAGATGTTGTCCGGACGCCGGGTGGCTGTGGAACAAGGCTATTTCGTCCAGGAATTGCTGAGCCGCGACTACCCCGAATTGCAGTTGACCGTCACCGCATCGGTGCAGGATTGTTTGCGGCTGCTGGCCGAAGGCAAAGTCGACGCTTACATCGGCGACGCAGCGTCCGCCAGTTATGCGATCAAGCAGTTGGATTTGGCCAATCTACGCATCGTCGGCCAAACCGGTTATATCAGCGAAAGCCGGCTGGCAGTAGCCAAGGCGCATCCCGAATTGCTGAGTTTGCTTGAAAAAGCGTTGGCGGCGATCGACCCGGCCCAGCGCGAGACAATCACCAACCGGTGGCTGAGCATGCAAGCCGATGCCGGCCTCGACGTCAAAGCGCTGGCCAGGCCGGCGCTGGCCTTGCTGCTGGTCTTGCTGTTCTGCGTCTACTGGGTGTACCGCTTACGCCGCGAGATTCGGGCCCGCAAGTCCAGCGAAGCCGATCTGGCGCGCTTGTACACCAATATGTCGTTGGGTTTTGCGCTGCATCAGGTGATTCGCGACCCCGGCGGCAAGATCGTCGACTATCGTTATCTGGATATCAATCCGGCCTTCGAAAAAATGACCGGGCTGGGCCGCGAAAACTGGATCGGTAAGACCGTCAAGCAGGTGTTGCCGCATACCGAAGCGGCCTGGATCGGCAGCTTCGACGACCTCGACACCAGCGGCGAACCGAAACGCTTCGAAAACCATGTGGCCCAAATCGACCGCTGGTATGCGATCGACAGCTACAAGGCCGGCCACGACCGTTTCGTCGTGCTGATGCAGGACATTACCGAACGCAAGCGGACCGAGCTGGCGCTGAAGCAAAGCGAAGAGCGGTTCCGCATCAGCCAAATCTACGGCGGCATCGGCACCTGGGAGTCGGATTTGCAAACCAACCGCCAGTTCTGGTCCGAAATCGTCACCGCAGAACTGGGCTTTCCGGCCAAAGACATCCATACCTGGGCCGATTTTCTGGCCGTGGTTTACCCGGAAGACCGGCCGTTACTGTTGGAAGCGACGCGGCGCCATATCGAAACCGGCGCCAAATACGAGGTCGAATACCGGATTCAAACTACCGGCGGCGAGCGGCGCTGGATGCGCTCGGTCGGCCAGGCCGAACGCGACGCCTCCGGCAAGCCGGTGCGGATGCGCGGCATCGTCCACGATATCAGCGAGCGCAAAAAAGCCGAGGAAAAGCTGCGGCTGTCGGCGCGGGTATTTTCCGACGCCCACGAGGGAATCATGATTACCGGCGTCGACGCGCTGATCATCGACGTCAATACCGCCTTCAGCGAAATCACCGGCTATAGCCGCGACGAAGCGGTCGGCCAAAATCCGCGGTTTCTGAAATCCGGCCGCCAGTCCAACGAATTTTATACGCAGATGTGGCAAACCCTGGGCCAGAGCGGGCACTGGCGCGGCGAAATCTGGAACCGGCGCAAGAACGGCGAACTGTACGCCGAGTTGCTGACCATCTCGGCGCTACGCGACGAATCCGGCGCCGTCATCAATTACATCGGCTTGTTTTCCGACATCACCGAGACCAAAAAGCAGCAGCAGGAACTCGAGGTGCTGGCGCATTTCGATCCGTTGACCCAATTGCCGAACCGGGCGCTGTTTGCCGACCGCTTCGCCCAGGCCATCGCCCACAGCAAGCGCGCCGAGTCGCTGCTGGCATTGTGTTATCTGGATTTGGACGGTTTCAAGCAGGTCAACGACCATTTCGGCCACGAAACCGGCGACCAGTTGTTGGTCGAGGTGGCCAAACGCATCAAAATGAATCTGCGCGAGGGCGACACGGTGTGCCGCCTGGGCGGCGACGAATTCGCCTTGCTGTTCGAGAATATACAGTCTATCCAGCAATGCGAAGACACGCTGAGCCGGATCCACCAGGCCTTGGCCGAGCCGTTCGAATTAGCGGAACGCCACGTCCGCATCGCCGCCAGCAGCGGCGTGACGATTTACCCGCTGGATCGGGAAGACCCGGACATTCTGCTGCGCCACGCCGACCAGGCCATGTACCAGGCCAAACTCGACGGCCGCAACCGCTTCAAACTTTACGAACATCTGGCGCAGCCGAGCAACGTCTCCAGCCAGCGTCCGAGCCGGCTGGAACAGGCTCTGGCCGAAGTGGGCCAGGCGTTGGCGCAAAACCAGCTTCGCCTGTATTACCAGCCCAAGGTCAATTTAAAATCGGGCGAGATCGTCGGCATGGAAGCGCTGATCCGCTGGCGCCACCCGGAGCGCGGCCTGTTGCCGCCGGCCGAATTCCTGCCGATCATCGAAAACACGCCGCTGGAAATCGACGTCAGCAACTGGGTGTTGCGCCAGGCCTTTCTGCAATTGCAAAGTTGGCGCGAACAGGGGCTGAACCAGCAAATCAGCGTCAACATCTCGCCGCGGCATTTGCAATGGCCGGATTTCATCAAGACGCTGGAGACGCTGCTGGCCGAATTCCCGCAGATATCGTCGCGGCAACTGGAACTGGAAGTTCTGGAAAGCAGCGTGTTGGAGGATTTGATTTCGGTCGGCGAGGTGTTGAAGCAGTGCTACCACGAACTGGGCGTGCCGTGCGCGCTGGACGATTTCGGCACCGGCTATTCGTCGCTGGCCCATCTGCGCCATCTGACCATCAACACCGTCAAAATCGACCAGAGCTTCGTCCGCGATATGATCGACGATCCGGACGACATGGCCATCGTCGAGAGCGTGATCGCCCTCGCCAAAGCCTTTAAACGCGAGGCGGTGGCCGAAGGCGTCGAAGATTTGGAGCACGGCGTGTTTCTGATCGATTTGGGCTGCTGCATCGCCCAAGGTTACGGCATTGCCCGGCCGATGCCGGCCGACGCGGTGTTGGGCTGGGTCGCCAACTACCGCCATCCGCCGGCCTGGAACCGTAGCGCCAAAACCGAGCGCAACGCCTGGCACGGCCAGCTGGAATTGCTGAAATTGCAACAGCAATATTGGCTGCGCCGGCTGGAGCAGTGCCTGCATGGCGACAACATCGAAACCCAACCGCGCTGGCCGGTTGCGACGGCGAAAAAGTCGCATCTGGGCCGCTGGCTGGAGCGGCAGAAAAGCGAACGCAGCGTCGACCGGCAAATCTTGGAGCGCCTGGAAAGCGCGCAGGAACAACAACACCGGCTGGCGCAACTGATGTGGCGCAGCCGGCAAGAGGGCCGCGCCGCGGAAGCCGGCGAGCAGTTTAAAAAGCTACTGGAAGTGAATCTGGAGATCGTCCAGTTACTGGAGCACTGCGAGTTATTGTTCTGA
- a CDS encoding tetratricopeptide repeat protein, producing the protein MAAAIDSLESEWAKVYYQSDESLQRKAYPGLIDKAAELGRRFPRAAEPKIWQATIIATNAAFQPSLAALSSLKTAKRLLEEAIALKPEALDGAAYVTLGTLYYMAPGWPISFGDNQLAEQMLQASLKINPDGIDANYFYADYLLQQDRSAEAEEYLRKAAQAPLRKNQYFADSQLQNEAKLALASTQQRKSNTGKNKFQAIFTAATYNAD; encoded by the coding sequence TTGGCCGCGGCTATCGATAGCCTGGAAAGCGAGTGGGCCAAGGTTTATTACCAAAGCGACGAGAGTCTGCAGCGGAAGGCCTATCCGGGTTTGATCGACAAGGCCGCCGAGTTGGGCAGGCGTTTCCCGCGCGCTGCGGAACCGAAAATCTGGCAGGCAACCATTATTGCCACCAATGCCGCGTTTCAGCCCTCGTTGGCGGCGCTGTCCAGCTTGAAGACGGCCAAAAGGCTATTAGAAGAAGCGATTGCCTTAAAGCCGGAAGCGCTGGACGGAGCCGCCTACGTCACACTGGGAACGCTGTATTACATGGCGCCGGGCTGGCCAATTTCTTTCGGCGACAACCAGTTGGCCGAGCAAATGTTGCAAGCCAGCCTGAAAATCAACCCGGACGGCATCGACGCCAATTATTTCTACGCCGACTATTTGTTGCAGCAAGACCGTAGCGCCGAAGCCGAAGAATATTTGCGTAAAGCGGCACAAGCGCCGTTGCGCAAAAACCAGTATTTTGCCGACAGCCAATTGCAAAACGAGGCCAAACTGGCCCTGGCCAGCACCCAGCAACGCAAATCGAATACCGGCAAGAATAAGTTTCAAGCAATCTTTACTGCCGCGACCTACAACGCCGACTAA
- a CDS encoding CYTH domain-containing protein: MALEVEHKFLLANDAWRNEVEDSVIYKQGYLSGSPLSSIRVRISASQAWLNIKSATIGTHRLEFEYEIPLADAEQLLAELCHKPLIEKVRHFVRRDPHTWEIDEFLGDNQGLIVAEIELSQIGESFAKPAWLGQEVTDDLRYYNNNLAKNPFKDWDK, from the coding sequence ATGGCGCTCGAAGTGGAACACAAATTTTTGTTGGCTAACGACGCTTGGCGTAACGAAGTCGAGGATTCGGTTATATACAAACAGGGCTATCTGAGCGGCAGCCCGCTCAGTTCGATCCGGGTGCGAATTTCCGCCAGCCAGGCCTGGTTGAACATTAAAAGCGCGACGATAGGTACCCATCGCCTGGAATTCGAGTACGAGATTCCGCTGGCGGATGCCGAACAATTGCTCGCCGAGCTTTGTCATAAACCGCTGATCGAGAAAGTCCGCCATTTCGTGCGGCGCGACCCGCATACTTGGGAGATAGACGAATTCCTCGGCGACAACCAAGGCTTGATCGTGGCCGAGATCGAGCTGTCGCAAATTGGCGAATCTTTTGCAAAACCGGCCTGGCTTGGACAAGAAGTGACCGACGATTTGCGCTATTACAACAATAATTTGGCGAAAAACCCATTCAAGGATTGGGATAAATAA
- a CDS encoding cobyric acid synthase, which translates to MKPSAPFPALMVQGATSDAGKSTLVTALCRYYRRQGISVAPFKPQNMALNSAVTVDGGEIGRAQAAQAAACGLEPHSDMNPVLLKPNSDTTAQVVIHGKVLQNQSAAQYHDYKKVAKQAVLESWRRLTAQYSMVVVEGAGSPAEINLRAGDIANMGFAEAVDCPVILIADIDRGGVFAHLVGTLELLSASERRRVVGFVINRFRGDIALLQSGLDWLEAKTGKPVLAVLPYLHDLYLEAEDALSTSHACSANNAAFHIVVPHLPSFSNHTDFDPLQLHPGVQVSFAKRPEQVAGADLIVLPGSKAVRSDLAQLRERGWDSFIRRHLRYGGKLLGICGGFQMLGQVIADPLGLEGAPGQAEGLGLLDMATELQAEKCLKRTAGRFYRQSTPVAGYEIHLGLSSGPALSQPLFELADGPDGAVAADGQVAGSYLHGLFDLPEACDALLVWAGYRAESAVDFNALREAGIERLADCLAEHCDFAKLEAGVRRFRSEQ; encoded by the coding sequence ATGAAACCTAGCGCGCCGTTCCCGGCCTTGATGGTGCAGGGCGCCACGTCCGACGCCGGCAAAAGCACTTTGGTGACCGCTCTGTGCCGTTACTACCGGCGCCAGGGCATCAGCGTGGCGCCGTTCAAGCCGCAAAACATGGCCTTGAACAGCGCCGTGACGGTAGACGGCGGCGAAATCGGCCGGGCCCAGGCGGCGCAGGCTGCCGCCTGCGGCCTGGAGCCGCACAGCGACATGAATCCGGTGTTGTTGAAGCCCAATTCCGATACCACAGCCCAAGTCGTCATCCACGGCAAGGTCTTGCAAAACCAGTCGGCGGCCCAGTACCACGACTATAAAAAAGTGGCGAAACAAGCGGTGCTGGAGTCGTGGCGGCGCCTGACCGCGCAATACTCGATGGTCGTGGTCGAAGGTGCCGGCAGCCCGGCCGAAATCAATTTGCGCGCCGGCGACATCGCCAACATGGGCTTTGCCGAAGCGGTGGATTGTCCGGTGATTCTGATCGCCGACATCGACCGCGGCGGTGTGTTCGCCCATCTGGTCGGTACGTTGGAATTGCTGTCCGCCAGCGAACGGCGGCGGGTGGTGGGCTTCGTCATCAACCGCTTCCGCGGCGATATCGCTTTGCTGCAATCCGGGCTGGATTGGCTGGAAGCCAAAACCGGCAAGCCGGTGCTGGCCGTGCTGCCGTATCTGCACGATCTGTATCTGGAAGCTGAGGATGCGCTGTCCACCAGTCATGCCTGCAGTGCAAATAACGCTGCATTTCATATCGTCGTGCCGCATCTGCCCAGTTTCAGCAACCATACCGATTTCGATCCGTTGCAATTGCATCCCGGCGTTCAGGTCAGTTTTGCCAAGCGGCCGGAACAGGTCGCCGGCGCCGACCTGATCGTGCTGCCAGGCAGCAAAGCGGTGCGCAGCGATCTGGCGCAACTGCGCGAGCGCGGCTGGGACAGCTTCATTCGCCGCCATCTGCGATACGGCGGCAAGTTGCTGGGCATTTGCGGCGGGTTCCAGATGCTGGGTCAGGTGATCGCCGACCCGCTCGGCCTGGAAGGCGCCCCCGGCCAAGCCGAGGGCTTGGGACTGTTGGATATGGCGACCGAACTGCAAGCGGAGAAATGCCTGAAACGCACGGCCGGGAGGTTTTACCGGCAGAGCACGCCGGTGGCCGGCTATGAAATCCATCTGGGGCTGAGCTCCGGTCCGGCTTTGTCGCAGCCCCTGTTCGAATTAGCCGACGGCCCGGACGGCGCGGTTGCCGCCGACGGCCAGGTCGCCGGCAGCTATCTGCACGGCTTGTTCGACTTGCCGGAAGCCTGCGACGCCCTGCTGGTCTGGGCCGGTTACCGCGCCGAATCCGCCGTCGATTTCAATGCGCTGCGCGAGGCCGGCATCGAGCGTCTGGCTGACTGTTTGGCCGAGCACTGCGACTTCGCCAAGCTGGAAGCCGGCGTTCGCCGGTTCCGCTCAGAACAATAA